A single window of Oerskovia paurometabola DNA harbors:
- a CDS encoding FtsK/SpoIIIE domain-containing protein: MRLKMTLVRHDGTSDDIVVTADAGSTVGDVARAVAVRDPRNMGSLVDVPPLTLRAQLPGQEQSVVLDPDVPIAEAWLGSGAVVHLLDAARAASTMQDVQNVLARVRVVAGPDAGLQRDLVAGRYVVGREPGCDLVLSDPLVSKKHARIDVSDRTEVVDLGSANGIVVDGGLVTRLRVDRQQTLVLGDTVVVVDPLGSAAGGPVAGPVPFNRSPKVEPRYAGEKFTAPSANREEEPQTFPALALVAPVVMGLLMFFVTQRPTALLFILMSPLMLVGSYVTERQRRRRRLERDVKRFDERLEGLRAALRDEEVAERSARLQEAPATPLTLAEGLRRGPLLWTRRPEHWSFLNVRLGLGSMPSRNEVETPGRGEMVPELQGRLDELVDRHELVSGVPVVENLHDAGALGLAGAKNLVEPVVNSVLVQLTVLHSPTDLVVCSLVTPTWSRSLEWLKWMPHTSASTSPIEGNHLADSASSGAVLLAQLEELIRTRLKSQRATRRGAARTRDAALERGASVGEGGGGPVEGTSSPLPAVVVLVSSEVDVDRARLAQLAETGPDAGVFPVWVADSVRGLPAACRTYVEVGPDRTSVGMVRLGLSVDDVVLETVDAAAAVEYGRRMAPVFDAGVVDEDASDLPRTVSLLTLLGPDMATSGEAVIDRWNQNLSITDRTPGAVPRRRRAGGLRALVGSAGSEAMQLDLRTHGPHALVGGTTGSGKSEFLQAWVLAMAAEYSPDRVTFLFVDYKGGSAFADCVQLPHCVGLVTDLSQHLVRRALTSLRAELHHREHLFNRKKAKDILELEKRGDPDAPPALVIVIDEFAALVSDVPDFVDGVVDIAQRGRSLGIHLIMATQRPAGVIRDNLRANTNLRVALRMADESDSSDVVGTPEAAHFDPGLPGRGLAKTGPGRVRPFQSAYAGGWTSDEAQPLRIEVAALRFGGEIRWDAPQPAVVPEETDLGPNDQQRLVACIGAASRHAEIPSPRRPWLDSLAGVYDLARLRQRTDTELLIGVADLPEVQAQRPTYFRPDTDGHLAVYGTGGAGKSTALRTLGIAAGITPRGGAVQVYGLDFAGGSLRMLESLPHVGSVIMGDDVERVVRLLRMLRAELDRRGPLFAEASASSVTEYRALTGRTDVPRILLLVDGFGAFRDDFEQGAGRAVWFDVFRDVLAEGRQLGIHVALTADRAGAVPTAVRSAVQRNVVLRLSDDGYGLLDVPGDVLTPSSPPGRAVVDGAETQVAVIGGTTSAAEQARSCVRLGDSMRKAGVLQAPRIGALPQEYTADVLPDEVDGQPVLGIGDETLDALGWAPEGTFLVSGPVGSGRTTALAALARSLVRAAPKTRIVLAAHPGSSLVSAAPWDRVARSVDEVVALAQDVAEDLAAGPVAVFVEGVDEYLQSPADAPLVALMKAAQRGSCLVVAEAESSRWGSPWPLLAEMKNGRRGLLLQPEALEGDSLLKTSLPRVSRAEFPPGRGYYIARGSTTRVQVPMG, translated from the coding sequence GTGCGTCTCAAGATGACTCTCGTGCGCCACGACGGCACGAGCGACGACATCGTCGTCACGGCCGACGCCGGCAGCACGGTCGGCGACGTCGCCCGCGCCGTCGCAGTGCGCGACCCCCGGAACATGGGGTCGCTCGTCGACGTCCCCCCGCTCACCCTGCGCGCCCAGCTCCCCGGGCAGGAGCAGTCGGTCGTCCTCGACCCCGACGTCCCGATCGCGGAGGCGTGGCTCGGTTCCGGGGCCGTCGTGCACCTCCTCGACGCCGCCCGCGCCGCCAGCACGATGCAGGACGTCCAGAACGTGCTGGCCCGTGTGCGGGTCGTGGCCGGGCCGGACGCCGGGCTGCAGCGCGACCTCGTCGCGGGGCGCTACGTCGTGGGACGCGAACCGGGGTGCGACCTCGTGCTGTCCGACCCCCTCGTCTCGAAGAAGCACGCCCGGATCGACGTGTCCGACCGTACCGAGGTCGTCGACCTGGGCTCGGCCAACGGCATCGTCGTCGACGGCGGTCTGGTCACCCGGCTGCGCGTCGACCGGCAGCAGACCCTCGTGCTCGGCGACACCGTCGTCGTGGTCGACCCGCTCGGCAGCGCTGCGGGTGGTCCGGTCGCGGGGCCCGTCCCGTTCAACCGCTCGCCCAAGGTCGAGCCGCGCTACGCGGGGGAGAAGTTCACGGCGCCCAGCGCCAACCGTGAGGAGGAGCCCCAGACCTTCCCGGCGCTGGCCCTCGTCGCGCCGGTGGTGATGGGCCTCCTGATGTTCTTCGTCACGCAGCGCCCGACCGCGCTCCTGTTCATCCTCATGAGCCCGCTCATGCTCGTCGGCAGCTACGTGACCGAGCGCCAGCGGCGCCGTCGTCGTCTGGAGCGCGACGTCAAGAGGTTCGACGAGCGGCTCGAGGGCCTGCGGGCCGCGCTGCGCGACGAAGAGGTCGCCGAGCGGTCGGCGAGGCTCCAGGAGGCACCGGCGACGCCGCTCACGCTGGCCGAGGGGCTGCGTCGCGGGCCGCTGCTGTGGACGCGCCGCCCCGAGCACTGGTCCTTCCTCAACGTGCGGCTCGGGCTCGGCTCGATGCCCTCGCGCAACGAGGTCGAGACGCCGGGGCGCGGTGAGATGGTCCCCGAGCTCCAGGGGCGTCTCGACGAGCTGGTCGACCGGCACGAGCTCGTCTCGGGCGTGCCCGTGGTCGAGAACCTGCACGACGCCGGTGCGCTGGGGCTGGCCGGGGCCAAGAACCTCGTGGAGCCCGTGGTCAACTCCGTGCTCGTCCAGCTCACGGTGCTGCACTCGCCCACCGACCTCGTGGTCTGCTCCCTCGTGACACCGACGTGGTCGCGCTCGCTCGAGTGGCTCAAGTGGATGCCGCACACGTCGGCCTCGACGAGCCCGATCGAGGGCAACCACCTCGCCGACAGCGCCAGCAGCGGCGCCGTGCTCCTGGCCCAGCTCGAGGAGCTGATCCGGACCCGGCTCAAGAGCCAGCGCGCCACGCGTCGAGGCGCGGCCCGGACCCGCGACGCCGCCCTCGAGCGGGGTGCGAGCGTCGGGGAGGGCGGAGGCGGACCCGTCGAGGGGACGAGCTCGCCGTTGCCCGCGGTCGTCGTCCTCGTGTCCTCCGAGGTCGACGTGGACCGTGCACGTCTCGCCCAGCTCGCGGAGACGGGGCCCGACGCGGGGGTGTTCCCCGTGTGGGTCGCCGACAGCGTCCGGGGACTGCCCGCCGCGTGCCGCACCTACGTCGAGGTCGGTCCCGACCGCACCTCGGTGGGCATGGTCCGGCTCGGCCTGTCCGTCGACGACGTCGTGCTCGAGACGGTCGACGCGGCCGCCGCGGTCGAGTACGGCCGTCGCATGGCACCGGTGTTCGACGCGGGGGTCGTCGACGAGGACGCGAGCGACCTGCCGCGCACCGTGTCCCTGCTGACGCTGCTCGGCCCCGACATGGCGACGTCCGGCGAGGCCGTGATCGACCGGTGGAACCAGAACCTCTCGATCACCGACCGGACGCCGGGGGCCGTGCCGAGGCGACGTCGCGCCGGGGGGCTGCGGGCGCTCGTCGGCTCGGCCGGGTCGGAGGCCATGCAGCTCGACCTGCGCACGCACGGCCCGCACGCCCTCGTGGGCGGGACGACCGGCTCGGGCAAGAGCGAGTTCCTCCAGGCGTGGGTGCTGGCCATGGCTGCCGAGTACAGCCCGGACCGGGTCACGTTCCTGTTCGTGGACTACAAGGGCGGCTCCGCGTTCGCGGACTGCGTCCAGCTCCCGCACTGCGTGGGCCTCGTGACCGACCTGTCGCAGCACCTCGTGCGGCGTGCCCTGACGAGCCTGCGGGCCGAGCTCCACCACCGCGAGCACCTGTTCAACCGCAAGAAGGCCAAGGACATCCTCGAGCTCGAGAAGCGGGGCGACCCCGACGCTCCGCCGGCCCTGGTGATCGTCATCGACGAGTTCGCGGCGCTCGTCTCCGACGTGCCCGACTTCGTGGACGGCGTGGTCGACATCGCGCAGCGAGGGCGCTCGCTCGGGATCCACCTCATCATGGCGACCCAGCGCCCGGCGGGCGTCATCCGCGACAACCTGCGGGCGAACACGAACCTTCGCGTCGCCCTGCGCATGGCTGACGAGTCCGACTCGTCCGACGTCGTCGGGACCCCCGAGGCGGCCCACTTCGATCCCGGGCTCCCGGGGCGCGGGCTGGCCAAGACGGGCCCCGGCAGGGTGCGCCCGTTCCAGTCGGCCTACGCCGGCGGCTGGACCTCGGACGAGGCGCAGCCGCTGCGCATCGAGGTCGCGGCCCTGCGGTTCGGCGGCGAGATCCGCTGGGACGCGCCGCAGCCCGCGGTCGTGCCCGAGGAGACGGACCTCGGCCCCAACGACCAGCAGCGCCTCGTGGCGTGCATCGGGGCCGCGAGCAGGCACGCCGAGATCCCGAGCCCGCGCCGCCCGTGGCTCGACTCGCTCGCCGGGGTCTACGACCTCGCCCGCCTGCGTCAGCGCACCGACACCGAGCTGTTGATCGGCGTCGCCGACCTGCCCGAGGTGCAGGCCCAACGGCCGACGTACTTCCGCCCGGACACCGACGGCCACCTCGCCGTGTACGGCACGGGCGGTGCGGGCAAGAGCACCGCGCTGCGCACGCTGGGCATCGCGGCGGGGATCACGCCCCGGGGCGGGGCGGTCCAGGTCTACGGCCTCGACTTCGCGGGCGGTAGCCTGCGGATGCTCGAGTCCCTGCCTCACGTCGGGTCCGTGATCATGGGCGACGACGTCGAGCGCGTGGTCCGCCTGCTGCGCATGCTGCGCGCCGAGCTCGACCGTCGCGGCCCGCTCTTCGCGGAGGCCTCCGCGTCGAGCGTCACCGAGTACCGCGCGCTCACGGGCCGCACGGACGTGCCGCGCATCCTCCTGCTCGTCGACGGCTTCGGCGCGTTCCGCGACGACTTCGAGCAGGGCGCGGGCCGGGCCGTGTGGTTCGACGTGTTCCGTGACGTGCTCGCCGAGGGACGCCAGCTCGGCATCCACGTGGCCCTCACGGCCGACCGTGCGGGCGCCGTGCCGACCGCGGTCCGCTCGGCCGTGCAGCGCAACGTCGTGCTCCGGCTCTCCGACGACGGGTACGGGCTGCTCGACGTCCCCGGCGACGTGCTCACCCCGTCGTCGCCGCCGGGCCGCGCGGTGGTCGACGGTGCGGAGACCCAGGTCGCGGTCATCGGCGGGACGACCTCTGCCGCCGAGCAGGCGCGTTCCTGCGTGCGGCTGGGCGACTCGATGCGCAAGGCCGGGGTGCTCCAGGCACCGAGGATCGGCGCCCTGCCGCAGGAGTACACGGCCGACGTGCTGCCGGACGAGGTCGACGGGCAGCCCGTGCTGGGGATCGGCGACGAGACGCTCGACGCCCTCGGCTGGGCACCCGAGGGGACGTTCCTCGTGTCGGGGCCCGTCGGCAGCGGTCGGACGACGGCGCTCGCGGCGCTCGCGAGGTCCCTGGTCCGCGCGGCCCCGAAGACCCGGATCGTCCTCGCGGCGCACCCCGGGTCCTCGCTGGTGTCCGCTGCGCCCTGGGACCGGGTCGCGCGGAGCGTCGACGAGGTCGTGGCCCTCGCCCAGGACGTCGCCGAGGACCTGGCGGCCGGACCCGTCGCCGTCTTCGTCGAGGGGGTCGACGAGTACCTGCAGTCACCGGCGGACGCACCGCTCGTCGCGCTCATGAAGGCGGCCCAGCGAGGCTCGTGCCTCGTGGTCGCGGAGGCCGAGTCCTCCCGGTGGGGCTCGCCGTGGCCCCTGCTCGCCGAGATGAAGAACGGCCGCCGCG